From a region of the Haloferax volcanii DS2 genome:
- a CDS encoding cation:proton antiporter, translating into MAAALLEFGYLFAVLAVVGAVALRLGLSVIPLYVVGGVVAGPYVAGRFGLPYVPNGEVVTVLAELGIVLLLFFLGLEFSLDRLRSSGAKIGRAGVIDLAVNLPIGVAIGLVLGWSPVEALLLGGIVYISSSAIVTKTLIDLGWIADPESEPILGTLVFEDLAIAVYLAVVTSLVLGGDGGVAAIGRSLAIAFGFLGLLFVAVQYGTALFARVLDVENQEAFVLRALAVVVPISGAALALGVSEAVAAFFVGMGFSTSGHRERLEHLLVSVRDVFAAVFFFWIGLGTDPTLLAAAAVPLAIAVVLSTPSKVLSGYLGGRAYDLSAHRSLRVGVGMVPRGEFSLVIAALAAAGTTPVMRDIIPAFAVGYVFVMSALGTVLMQRSDLVERLVFRGGAADGDASTESA; encoded by the coding sequence ATGGCGGCGGCGCTACTCGAATTCGGCTACCTGTTCGCCGTCCTCGCGGTCGTCGGAGCGGTCGCGCTCCGCCTCGGTCTGTCGGTGATTCCCCTCTACGTCGTCGGCGGCGTCGTCGCCGGGCCGTACGTCGCCGGGCGGTTCGGCCTCCCGTACGTCCCGAACGGCGAGGTCGTGACGGTTCTGGCGGAACTCGGTATCGTCCTCCTGCTGTTTTTCCTCGGCCTTGAGTTCAGCCTCGACCGGCTCCGGTCGTCGGGGGCGAAAATCGGCCGCGCGGGCGTCATCGACCTCGCGGTGAACCTCCCCATCGGCGTCGCCATCGGTCTCGTCCTCGGCTGGTCGCCGGTCGAGGCGCTCCTGCTCGGCGGCATCGTCTACATCTCGTCGTCGGCCATCGTGACGAAGACGCTCATCGACCTCGGGTGGATTGCCGACCCCGAGTCGGAGCCGATTTTGGGCACGCTCGTCTTCGAGGACCTCGCCATCGCGGTCTACCTCGCGGTCGTCACCTCGCTCGTGCTCGGCGGCGACGGCGGCGTCGCGGCCATCGGGCGGTCGCTCGCCATCGCCTTCGGCTTCCTCGGCCTGCTGTTCGTGGCCGTCCAGTACGGGACGGCGCTTTTCGCCCGCGTCCTCGACGTGGAGAACCAGGAGGCGTTCGTCCTGCGGGCGCTCGCGGTCGTCGTCCCCATCTCGGGCGCGGCGCTCGCGCTCGGGGTGAGCGAGGCCGTCGCGGCGTTCTTCGTCGGCATGGGCTTTTCGACGAGCGGCCACCGGGAACGACTCGAACACCTGCTCGTCTCCGTGCGCGACGTGTTCGCCGCGGTGTTCTTCTTCTGGATTGGGCTCGGCACCGACCCGACGCTGTTGGCGGCGGCGGCCGTCCCGCTCGCCATCGCGGTCGTCCTCTCGACGCCGTCGAAGGTTCTCTCGGGCTATCTCGGCGGTCGGGCGTACGACCTCTCGGCGCACCGGTCGCTCCGGGTCGGCGTCGGGATGGTCCCCCGCGGTGAGTTCTCGCTCGTCATCGCGGCGCTGGCCGCCGCGGGCACGACGCCGGTGATGCGCGACATCATCCCGGCGTTCGCCGTCGGCTACGTGTTCGTCATGAGCGCCCTCGGCACGGTGTTGATGCAGCGATCCGACCTCGTGGAGCGACTCGTGTTCCGCGGCGGCGCGGCAGACGGAGACGCCTCGACCGAGAGCGCCTGA
- a CDS encoding diacylglycerol/polyprenol kinase family protein produces MGRPSTAEVKRRLVHASGSGMPLLYLLGLVEWRTLGYLFVFLAAVVSVLELLRLFGGLEWAVYDELTREYEQDNVAGYALYVYSQTAVALVFGPHIAVPGMLMLTIGDPISGLMGSAPVGELKSARTLAAMFAVCFALAAPFVIPVSGGVAGGLAAAAGAAGATLADGAKPVVAGYVIDDNLSIPPVACTAIAATLWLLT; encoded by the coding sequence GTGGGGCGACCGAGCACCGCCGAGGTGAAACGGCGACTGGTCCACGCGAGCGGTTCGGGGATGCCGCTTTTGTACCTCCTCGGGCTGGTCGAGTGGCGTACCCTCGGGTATCTGTTCGTCTTCCTCGCGGCGGTCGTCAGCGTCCTCGAACTGCTCCGGCTGTTCGGCGGTCTCGAATGGGCGGTCTACGACGAACTCACCCGCGAGTACGAACAGGACAACGTCGCCGGCTACGCGCTGTACGTTTACAGCCAGACGGCCGTCGCGCTGGTGTTCGGCCCCCACATCGCGGTTCCGGGGATGCTCATGCTCACCATCGGTGACCCGATAAGCGGCCTGATGGGCTCCGCACCGGTGGGTGAGTTGAAGTCGGCGCGGACGCTCGCGGCGATGTTCGCGGTCTGTTTCGCCCTCGCCGCGCCGTTCGTGATTCCCGTCTCGGGGGGCGTCGCGGGCGGCCTCGCCGCGGCCGCCGGCGCTGCCGGGGCGACGCTGGCCGACGGCGCGAAGCCGGTCGTCGCCGGCTACGTCATCGACGACAACCTCTCGATTCCGCCGGTCGCCTGCACCGCCATCGCGGCGACGCTCTGGCTGCTCACCTGA
- a CDS encoding argininosuccinate synthase translates to MKKVALAFSGGLDTTVCVPILEEEYGYDEVVGVTVDVGQPEEEFEEAYETAEALGLEHYVVDAKQEFAQLCLDSVCANADYQGYPLGTALARPVIAKAILELAEEQDCDGIAHGCTGKGNDQLRFEAVWRASDLEVIAPVREMGMTREWEIEYAAEKDLPVQGGNEGVWSIDTNLWSRSIEGGNLEDPGYVPPEDIYEWTDQPSDETELIEIAFEDGYPVAVDDEEFEPLELISFLNEKAGKHGVGRTDMMEDRMLGLKVRENYEHPAATTLLNAHEALEGLVLTKEERDFKATVDNEWSQKAYEGLIDAPLVGALNAFLEKTQERVTGTVTIKFEGGQARPVGRESEYAAYSESAASFNTETVDGIEQADATGVAKYHGFQARLANQSAKKRKPELAADGGSDE, encoded by the coding sequence ATGAAGAAAGTCGCACTCGCGTTCTCGGGCGGACTCGACACGACAGTCTGCGTCCCGATTCTCGAAGAGGAGTACGGATACGACGAAGTCGTCGGCGTCACGGTCGACGTCGGCCAGCCCGAAGAGGAGTTCGAGGAGGCCTACGAGACGGCCGAGGCCCTCGGACTGGAACACTACGTAGTCGACGCGAAACAGGAGTTCGCACAGCTCTGTCTCGACTCGGTGTGCGCCAACGCGGACTATCAGGGCTACCCGCTCGGCACCGCGCTCGCGCGCCCGGTCATCGCCAAGGCCATCCTCGAACTCGCAGAGGAGCAGGACTGCGACGGCATCGCCCACGGCTGTACGGGCAAGGGTAACGACCAACTCCGCTTCGAGGCGGTCTGGCGCGCCTCCGACCTCGAAGTCATCGCGCCCGTCCGCGAGATGGGCATGACCCGCGAGTGGGAAATCGAGTACGCCGCCGAGAAAGACCTCCCGGTGCAGGGCGGCAACGAGGGCGTCTGGTCCATCGACACGAACCTCTGGAGCCGTTCCATCGAGGGCGGCAACCTCGAAGACCCCGGCTACGTCCCGCCGGAGGACATCTACGAGTGGACCGACCAGCCGTCCGACGAGACGGAACTCATCGAAATCGCGTTCGAAGACGGCTACCCGGTCGCCGTCGACGACGAGGAGTTCGAACCCCTCGAACTCATCTCGTTCCTCAACGAGAAGGCCGGCAAGCACGGCGTCGGCCGCACCGACATGATGGAAGACCGCATGCTCGGCCTCAAGGTGCGCGAGAACTACGAGCACCCGGCCGCGACGACACTCCTGAACGCCCACGAGGCGCTCGAAGGGCTCGTCCTCACGAAGGAGGAACGCGACTTCAAGGCCACCGTGGACAACGAGTGGTCCCAGAAGGCCTACGAGGGCCTCATCGACGCCCCGCTCGTGGGCGCGCTGAACGCCTTCCTCGAGAAGACCCAAGAGCGCGTCACGGGCACCGTGACCATCAAGTTCGAGGGCGGACAGGCCCGCCCGGTCGGCCGCGAGTCCGAGTACGCCGCCTACTCCGAGTCCGCCGCCTCCTTCAACACGGAGACGGTCGACGGCATCGAACAGGCCGACGCGACGGGCGTCGCCAAGTACCACGGCTTCCAGGCGCGCCTCGCCAACCAGAGCGCGAAAAAGCGGAAGCCCGAACTCGCCGCAGACGGCGGTAGCGACGAGTAA
- a CDS encoding CBS domain-containing protein yields MKVADAMTRGEEVVTVSLPGTRDDVLEYLQERGFSSVPVVKETDEGTKYRGLISREDLIEHPDEDQLAVLVREVPTASADDDLEAVAATMVSEGARRIPVVDGDAIEGILTVTDVVRAIARGDIDGETEVGDVAARDVNTTYVDVPLHIVEREIFYANVPYAVVLDDEASLAGIVTEVDIIEVARVVEGEAGTGDSVANQDDEWMWEGIKAVGNRYIPTRNVEIPAEPVSKFMTDDLVSVATRATAKDAAQTMIREDIEQIPLVSGDELIGVVRDINLLEALYE; encoded by the coding sequence ATGAAAGTAGCCGACGCGATGACCCGCGGTGAGGAGGTCGTGACGGTGTCCCTGCCGGGCACGCGCGACGACGTGCTGGAATACCTCCAAGAGCGTGGGTTCTCTTCTGTTCCTGTGGTGAAAGAGACCGACGAGGGGACGAAGTACCGAGGGCTCATCTCTCGGGAGGACCTCATCGAACACCCCGACGAAGACCAGCTGGCGGTGCTCGTCCGCGAGGTGCCGACCGCGAGCGCCGACGACGACCTCGAAGCGGTGGCCGCGACGATGGTCTCGGAGGGCGCGCGCCGAATCCCCGTCGTCGACGGCGACGCAATCGAGGGCATCCTCACCGTTACCGACGTGGTCCGGGCCATCGCCCGCGGCGACATCGACGGCGAGACCGAGGTCGGTGACGTCGCCGCCCGCGACGTGAACACCACGTACGTCGACGTGCCGCTCCACATCGTCGAGCGCGAGATATTCTACGCGAACGTGCCCTACGCGGTCGTCCTCGACGACGAGGCCTCGCTGGCCGGCATCGTGACCGAAGTCGACATCATCGAGGTCGCCCGCGTCGTCGAAGGCGAGGCCGGCACCGGCGACTCGGTCGCCAATCAGGACGACGAGTGGATGTGGGAGGGCATCAAGGCGGTCGGCAATCGCTACATCCCGACCCGAAACGTCGAAATTCCGGCCGAACCGGTGTCGAAGTTCATGACCGACGACCTCGTGAGCGTCGCCACGCGCGCCACCGCCAAGGACGCCGCCCAGACGATGATTCGCGAGGACATCGAGCAGATTCCGCTCGTCTCCGGCGACGAACTCATCGGCGTCGTCCGCGACATCAACCTGCTGGAGGCGCTGTATGAGTGA
- a CDS encoding DUF7529 family protein, producing the protein MAELGDDETPEAERIASDADRRREAWGATLDDMTAMADEFEDEGWETVRIPAGDSGPFGPSSGKGGEGAFGFAYVIPGDKAETVADLFEATSFPEYEVYRAENDGRVYIVTALFSPETETAVFIAGAWDLREALECATVAVEEGRMYSYLQKLDGTVVGVVEHDDPEKFFPNLDAIRRYAPNSDGEGEGDEN; encoded by the coding sequence ATGGCCGAGCTCGGAGACGACGAGACGCCCGAGGCCGAACGGATCGCGAGCGATGCGGACCGTCGCCGCGAGGCGTGGGGCGCGACGCTCGACGACATGACAGCGATGGCCGACGAGTTCGAGGACGAGGGGTGGGAGACGGTCCGAATCCCGGCGGGTGACAGCGGCCCGTTCGGCCCCTCCAGCGGCAAAGGCGGCGAGGGGGCGTTCGGCTTCGCGTACGTCATCCCCGGCGACAAGGCCGAGACCGTCGCCGACCTGTTCGAAGCGACCTCGTTCCCCGAGTACGAGGTGTACCGCGCGGAGAACGACGGCCGCGTCTACATCGTGACGGCGCTGTTCTCGCCGGAGACCGAGACCGCGGTCTTCATCGCGGGCGCGTGGGACCTCCGCGAGGCGCTCGAGTGTGCGACCGTCGCCGTCGAGGAGGGGCGGATGTACTCCTACCTCCAGAAGCTCGACGGCACCGTCGTCGGCGTCGTCGAACACGACGACCCCGAGAAGTTCTTCCCCAACCTCGACGCGATTCGGCGGTACGCGCCGAACAGCGACGGCGAGGGCGAAGGCGACGAGAACTGA
- a CDS encoding ABC transporter ATP-binding protein, whose translation MSTTSTEEERSTEARGDTILEVNDLKTYYEDGGFLGSNPVKAVDGVSFDIQRGETLGLVGESGCGKSTLGRTLMRLEEATAGEVKLNGTDITTLSGSDLKQFRKDVQMVFQDPDSSLNERMTVGEIVREPLDVHDWKTPSERRERVRELLETVGLQEQHYYRYPHQFSGGQRQRIGIARALALEPEFIILDEPVSALDVSVQAKILNLLEDLQNEFGLTYLFIAHDLAVVRHICDRVAVMYLGNMMEIGPADEMFDQPANPYTHALLSSIPEPDPTIERDRITLRGTPPSPRDPPAGCPFSTRCPVKIRPEAYRDMDPELWERIEVFREVLRERSRADPSLSDRVRKLLGRESHRAGMDEIIPELFGDFDAPSDVMNHIHEAADYAENDDEDAARTYLHEEFGSVCDHERPEQLAVGNRGRLSLCHRHEAEYEEPATVFETLVQ comes from the coding sequence ATGAGTACGACATCCACTGAAGAAGAGCGAAGCACCGAGGCGCGCGGAGACACCATCCTCGAAGTCAACGATCTCAAAACCTACTACGAGGACGGCGGCTTCCTCGGCAGCAACCCCGTGAAAGCGGTCGACGGCGTCTCGTTCGACATCCAGCGCGGCGAGACGCTCGGACTCGTCGGTGAGTCCGGCTGCGGGAAGTCCACGCTCGGGCGCACGTTGATGCGCCTCGAAGAGGCCACCGCGGGCGAGGTCAAACTCAACGGCACGGACATCACCACGCTGTCCGGCTCGGACCTCAAGCAGTTCCGCAAGGACGTACAGATGGTGTTCCAGGACCCCGATTCGAGCCTCAACGAGCGGATGACCGTGGGCGAAATCGTCCGCGAGCCGCTCGACGTGCACGACTGGAAGACGCCGTCGGAGCGCCGCGAGCGCGTCCGCGAACTGCTCGAAACCGTCGGCCTGCAGGAACAACACTACTACCGCTACCCGCACCAGTTCTCCGGCGGCCAGCGCCAGCGCATCGGCATCGCCCGCGCACTCGCGCTCGAACCGGAGTTCATCATCCTCGACGAGCCGGTGTCGGCGCTCGACGTGTCCGTGCAGGCGAAGATTCTCAACCTGCTCGAAGACCTGCAAAACGAGTTCGGGCTGACGTACCTGTTTATCGCCCACGACCTCGCGGTCGTCCGCCACATCTGCGACCGCGTCGCCGTGATGTACCTCGGCAACATGATGGAAATCGGACCGGCGGACGAGATGTTCGACCAACCGGCGAACCCGTACACGCACGCGCTGTTGTCGTCGATTCCGGAGCCGGATCCGACTATCGAGCGCGACCGCATCACCCTCCGCGGGACGCCGCCGAGCCCGCGCGACCCGCCGGCGGGCTGTCCGTTCTCGACGCGCTGTCCGGTGAAGATTCGCCCGGAGGCGTACAGAGACATGGACCCAGAGCTCTGGGAGCGCATCGAGGTCTTCCGCGAAGTTCTGCGGGAGCGCTCGCGCGCCGACCCCTCGTTGAGCGACCGCGTCCGGAAACTGCTCGGCCGCGAGAGCCACCGCGCCGGGATGGACGAAATCATCCCCGAACTGTTCGGCGACTTCGACGCGCCCTCGGACGTGATGAACCACATCCACGAGGCCGCCGACTACGCCGAAAACGACGACGAGGACGCCGCACGGACCTACCTCCACGAGGAGTTCGGCAGCGTCTGTGACCACGAGCGACCCGAACAGCTCGCGGTCGGCAACCGGGGGCGACTGAGCCTCTGTCACCGCCACGAGGCCGAGTACGAGGAGCCGGCGACCGTCTTCGAGACGCTCGTCCAATAG
- a CDS encoding cation:proton antiporter regulatory subunit translates to MTVYERDLPGVGKKHEVDLGDGSRLVIVTHNSGKREVFRRASADGDSEKLFELTDKLARQVGTLLEGAYFQPVQTETIETLLGDNTLIEWVEVGANSDIAGKTLGESDLRQATGASVIAIERGDEVVTSPGGDAMVEAGDTLVVIGPKTACRDFVALVKGA, encoded by the coding sequence ATGACTGTCTACGAGCGCGACCTTCCGGGCGTCGGGAAGAAACACGAGGTGGACCTCGGCGACGGGTCCCGGCTCGTCATCGTGACGCACAACAGCGGCAAGCGGGAGGTGTTCCGGCGCGCGAGCGCCGACGGCGACTCCGAGAAGCTGTTCGAACTCACCGACAAACTCGCCCGACAGGTGGGGACGCTCCTCGAAGGCGCGTACTTCCAGCCGGTCCAGACGGAGACCATCGAGACGCTTCTGGGCGACAACACGCTCATCGAGTGGGTCGAAGTCGGCGCGAACTCCGACATCGCGGGCAAGACGCTCGGCGAGTCCGACCTCCGGCAGGCGACCGGCGCGTCCGTCATCGCCATCGAGCGGGGCGACGAGGTCGTCACCTCGCCCGGCGGCGACGCCATGGTCGAAGCCGGCGACACGCTCGTCGTCATCGGTCCCAAGACGGCCTGCCGCGACTTCGTCGCGCTCGTCAAAGGGGCCTGA
- a CDS encoding DUF7555 family protein yields the protein MEFDPRRFGVKAIDAVVYAVSLTGVVFVVTAVVSTLAGNGLPGAKWLMFFLGFAMFGYASLKVRPKAAWKHGDGNDGDGGSDGGLFSGSDEPVGVEKLVGDALDAILPPRLRPANSDERPSSGVKLLLASVCILATSYAMEVVFELNY from the coding sequence ATGGAGTTCGACCCACGCCGATTCGGCGTCAAGGCCATCGACGCCGTGGTCTACGCCGTCTCCCTCACCGGCGTGGTGTTCGTCGTGACCGCCGTCGTGAGCACGCTCGCCGGCAACGGACTGCCCGGCGCGAAGTGGCTCATGTTCTTTCTCGGGTTCGCCATGTTCGGCTACGCGTCGCTCAAAGTCCGCCCGAAGGCGGCGTGGAAACACGGGGACGGAAACGACGGTGACGGCGGCAGCGACGGCGGCCTGTTCTCGGGGAGCGACGAACCGGTCGGCGTCGAAAAGCTCGTCGGGGACGCGCTCGACGCGATACTCCCGCCGCGACTGCGACCGGCGAACAGCGACGAGCGGCCGTCGAGCGGGGTGAAGCTCCTCCTCGCGTCGGTCTGTATCCTCGCGACTTCGTACGCGATGGAAGTCGTCTTCGAACTCAACTACTGA
- the glyS gene encoding glycine--tRNA ligase, producing MSEGDESAALTELAKRRGFFFGSSEAYGGVGGFYTYGPQGAALKSNVEEAWRERFAVQEGNLEIEAPTIMPEPVFEASGHLDGFDDMLVECAECGESHRADHLIEDNSELEDAETLSPEAAAEKIADLGLVCPTCGADLAGQSVEDFNLMFETNIGPGSSTPGYLRPETAQGIFVEFPRIKEYARNSLPFGVTQVGRAYRNEISPRKSIVRTREFTQAELEHFIDPERDEADLSAVEDVEVLLYPATEQEADDGDYVETTIGEAVDDGIIGNAWLGYFLGIAQEWYETVGVDMDRFRFRQHLAGERAHYSSDCWDAESEVDGDWIEIAGFSYRSDYDLSKHGEYGDDDFTVFQQYDEPKTVERAVVDPDMATLGPEFGAQAADVAEALETLAERDPDAFDADEVTLDVDGEEITVDTDVANFAVETQTEAGEHITPHVVEPSFGIDRTVYTLLAHAYETDEVDGEARSYLSLSPSVAPTNVGVFPLVSNVDGLVDLADDVAEELRAAGFAVVYDDSGSIGRRYRRQDEVGTPFCITIDRDGLEGDGADTVTIRERDSGKQVRLPVDDLVGTLVGLRAGTASFDDVLDDNEVVEA from the coding sequence ATGAGTGAGGGCGACGAGTCCGCCGCGCTCACCGAACTCGCCAAGCGCCGGGGCTTCTTCTTCGGCTCTTCGGAGGCCTACGGCGGCGTCGGCGGGTTCTACACCTACGGCCCCCAGGGCGCGGCCCTGAAGTCCAACGTCGAGGAGGCGTGGCGCGAGCGCTTCGCCGTCCAGGAGGGCAACCTCGAAATCGAAGCGCCGACCATCATGCCCGAGCCCGTCTTCGAGGCGTCGGGCCACCTCGACGGCTTCGACGACATGCTCGTCGAGTGCGCCGAATGCGGCGAGTCCCACCGTGCGGACCACCTCATCGAGGACAACTCCGAACTGGAGGACGCCGAGACGCTATCCCCTGAGGCGGCGGCCGAGAAAATCGCCGACCTCGGCCTCGTCTGTCCGACCTGCGGCGCGGACCTCGCCGGCCAGTCGGTCGAGGACTTCAACCTCATGTTCGAGACGAACATCGGCCCCGGCTCGTCGACGCCGGGCTACCTCCGCCCCGAGACGGCGCAGGGCATCTTCGTGGAGTTCCCGCGCATCAAGGAGTACGCGCGCAACAGCCTCCCGTTCGGCGTGACGCAGGTCGGCCGCGCCTACCGCAACGAGATTTCGCCGCGGAAGAGCATCGTCCGCACCCGCGAGTTCACGCAGGCCGAACTGGAACACTTCATCGACCCCGAGCGCGACGAGGCCGACCTTTCGGCGGTCGAGGACGTGGAGGTGCTTCTGTACCCCGCGACCGAGCAGGAGGCCGACGACGGCGACTACGTCGAGACGACCATCGGCGAGGCCGTCGATGACGGCATTATCGGCAACGCGTGGCTCGGCTACTTCCTCGGCATCGCCCAAGAGTGGTACGAGACGGTCGGCGTCGACATGGACCGCTTCCGCTTCCGCCAGCACCTCGCGGGCGAGCGCGCCCACTACTCCTCGGACTGCTGGGACGCCGAAAGCGAGGTCGACGGCGACTGGATAGAGATTGCGGGCTTCTCCTACCGGAGCGACTACGACCTCTCGAAGCACGGCGAGTACGGCGACGACGACTTCACCGTCTTCCAGCAGTACGACGAGCCGAAGACGGTCGAGCGCGCCGTCGTCGACCCCGACATGGCAACGCTCGGTCCCGAGTTCGGCGCGCAGGCCGCCGACGTGGCCGAGGCGCTGGAGACGCTCGCCGAGCGCGACCCCGACGCCTTCGACGCCGACGAGGTCACCCTCGACGTCGACGGCGAGGAAATCACCGTCGACACCGACGTGGCCAACTTCGCGGTCGAGACGCAGACCGAAGCGGGCGAGCACATCACGCCGCACGTGGTCGAGCCGTCGTTCGGTATCGACCGCACGGTGTACACGCTTCTCGCGCACGCGTACGAGACCGACGAGGTCGACGGCGAGGCGCGGAGCTACCTCTCGCTTTCGCCGTCGGTCGCGCCGACGAACGTCGGCGTCTTCCCGCTCGTGAGCAACGTCGACGGGCTGGTCGACCTCGCGGACGACGTGGCCGAAGAGCTCCGCGCGGCCGGCTTCGCGGTCGTCTACGACGACTCCGGCAGCATCGGTCGGCGCTACCGCCGACAGGACGAGGTGGGCACGCCGTTCTGCATCACCATCGACCGCGACGGGCTGGAAGGCGACGGCGCGGATACCGTCACTATCCGCGAGCGCGACAGCGGCAAGCAGGTCCGGCTGCCCGTCGACGACCTCGTCGGAACGCTCGTCGGCCTGCGCGCCGGCACCGCCTCGTTCGACGACGTGCTCGACGACAACGAGGTCGTCGAGGCGTAA
- a CDS encoding ABC transporter ATP-binding protein: MSTEQARSARTEGEPLLSVENLRTSFYTDKEVIRAVDGISFDIFRGETVGIVGESGSGKSVTARSIMRLVEKPGRIENGRIMYDGEDLLDKSAKQMRSIRGGSIAMVFQDPLTSLNPVYTVGNQIKEALRLHRGLSGSKATKEAIELLEAVGIPDAHRRVREYPHQFSGGMRQRAVIAMALACDPELLICDEPTTALDVTIQAQILELLEELQEERDLGIMFITHDMGVIAEIADRVNVMYAGEIVESAPVVELFESPKHPYTQGLLNSIPGQGLDEDERLATIEGDVPTPNEDPTYCRFAPRCPKAFTECDTVHPEPVEVGDGTGRHRASCLLYPDDLPTEEAVAVHREGGQRGGDTR, translated from the coding sequence ATGAGCACCGAACAGGCGCGCTCGGCCCGCACCGAGGGTGAGCCGCTGCTCTCCGTCGAGAACCTCCGAACGTCGTTCTACACCGACAAGGAGGTCATCCGCGCGGTCGACGGCATCTCGTTCGACATCTTCCGCGGCGAGACCGTGGGTATCGTCGGCGAGTCCGGGTCGGGCAAGTCTGTCACGGCCCGCTCCATCATGCGGCTGGTCGAAAAGCCCGGCCGCATCGAGAACGGCCGCATCATGTACGACGGCGAGGACCTCCTCGACAAGTCGGCAAAGCAGATGCGCTCCATCCGCGGCGGCAGCATCGCGATGGTGTTCCAGGACCCGCTGACGAGTCTGAACCCCGTCTACACCGTCGGCAACCAGATTAAGGAGGCGCTTCGCCTCCACCGCGGACTGAGCGGGTCGAAGGCGACGAAAGAGGCCATCGAACTGCTCGAAGCGGTCGGGATTCCGGACGCGCACCGCCGCGTTCGCGAGTACCCCCACCAGTTCTCCGGCGGGATGCGCCAGCGCGCCGTCATCGCGATGGCGCTCGCGTGCGACCCCGAACTGCTCATCTGCGACGAGCCGACGACGGCGCTCGACGTGACCATCCAGGCGCAGATTCTGGAACTCCTCGAAGAGCTCCAAGAGGAACGCGACCTCGGCATCATGTTCATCACCCACGACATGGGCGTCATCGCCGAAATAGCGGACCGCGTCAACGTGATGTACGCGGGCGAAATCGTCGAGAGCGCACCCGTCGTCGAACTGTTCGAGTCGCCGAAACACCCCTACACGCAGGGGCTTCTCAACTCCATTCCCGGACAGGGGCTCGACGAAGACGAACGCCTCGCGACCATCGAGGGCGACGTGCCGACACCGAACGAGGACCCGACGTACTGTCGGTTCGCCCCCCGGTGCCCGAAGGCGTTCACCGAGTGCGACACGGTCCACCCAGAGCCCGTCGAAGTCGGGGACGGCACGGGCCGACACCGCGCGTCGTGCCTGCTGTACCCCGACGACCTTCCCACGGAGGAGGCGGTCGCCGTCCACCGCGAGGGCGGACAGCGCGGAGGTGACACGCGATGA